The Pelagicoccus sp. SDUM812003 genome includes a region encoding these proteins:
- a CDS encoding VOC family protein: MKNPKLTAANTMLIVENVKKTAEFYRDKLGFAIDFVFEKNDEDSVPFACVRKDSYAVYFESYPSFNKDYENFVDVKVKCGIYFKVDDVDALYEELKQRDVSFVWTPTTQAYGNRDMKILDNNGYQILFGTDVENK; the protein is encoded by the coding sequence ATGAAGAATCCAAAGTTAACGGCAGCAAACACGATGCTCATTGTCGAGAACGTCAAAAAGACCGCAGAGTTCTATCGTGATAAGCTAGGTTTCGCGATAGACTTCGTTTTCGAAAAGAACGATGAAGATTCAGTTCCCTTCGCTTGTGTCAGAAAAGACAGTTATGCGGTTTATTTCGAAAGTTACCCGTCATTCAACAAAGATTATGAAAACTTCGTAGACGTAAAGGTGAAGTGTGGGATCTATTTCAAGGTAGACGATGTAGACGCACTCTATGAAGAATTAAAACAAAGAGACGTATCCTTTGTTTGGACACCCACAACACAGGCATACGGAAATCGAGATATGAAGATCCTCGACAATAATGGATACCAAATCCTGTTCGGGACAGATGTTGAAAACAAATAA
- a CDS encoding serine protease: MIRITHIVLAVFLLAGCAGTDSMRSLQQTSLDRTTNSKIDRHVQFLGESEQRTLDSNVYLFIHSASIIFALSDDMHPTVEEIVLDDGDIGNKIVWKNAHGPAEGEGMRGGVACPISEDGYFLTAYHVLEDRITWLWTEQVVGDTEGGSDPTTVHLFGKLRIVYADKKQDFAIVKADYKVRHYLEIRESPLQKGEEVFGGGPWHNTGAGVIQSESRIDSYDLEEIDQYRRIYTSVPLAKGDSGSPLVDKKGNLIGVNTAGSHLKPWIFSMATMPDKASIMGIIEKDRISNQSAHTTPASAPR, from the coding sequence ATGATTCGAATCACACATATCGTACTGGCAGTATTCTTACTCGCAGGATGTGCAGGTACCGATAGCATGCGCTCGCTTCAGCAGACGAGTCTAGACAGGACCACAAACTCAAAGATTGACCGACATGTGCAGTTCCTGGGCGAATCCGAGCAGAGAACATTAGACTCGAACGTGTATTTGTTCATCCACTCTGCTTCGATAATTTTTGCCTTGTCAGACGATATGCACCCAACGGTTGAAGAAATCGTATTGGATGATGGGGACATTGGAAACAAGATCGTATGGAAGAATGCACACGGTCCTGCAGAAGGAGAAGGCATGCGAGGAGGAGTAGCCTGCCCGATTTCAGAAGATGGTTATTTTCTAACAGCGTATCATGTGCTGGAAGATCGGATCACTTGGCTTTGGACCGAGCAAGTCGTGGGGGATACCGAAGGCGGAAGTGACCCTACGACAGTCCACCTATTTGGGAAGCTTAGGATTGTTTATGCCGACAAGAAACAAGATTTCGCAATTGTGAAAGCTGACTACAAAGTCAGGCACTATTTAGAAATTCGTGAGTCGCCCCTACAGAAAGGTGAAGAGGTCTTCGGAGGTGGACCATGGCACAATACTGGAGCAGGTGTTATCCAATCTGAATCGAGAATCGATTCATACGACTTAGAAGAGATAGATCAGTACAGAAGGATCTATACTTCTGTTCCATTGGCAAAAGGAGACAGTGGTTCCCCTTTAGTCGATAAGAAAGGAAACCTAATAGGAGTAAATACCGCAGGATCCCATCTTAAACCTTGGATTTTCTCAATGGCTACGATGCCTGACAAGGCGTCAATCATGGGAATAATTGAAAAAGATAGAATTTCCAACCAGTCAGCCCATACAACTCCGGCCAGCGCTCCGCGCTGA
- a CDS encoding SLATT domain-containing protein has protein sequence MNPFQTDFEEQSLQTLYRKMKKTAMARFNSAERLRRHQTFTLWTLSLFSAGLIVLSAIPSFGIQVEANEETYTFLQFILSLFVLVISLLLASSNYAHKAEKTHRCALEINDLCHEILPKCKENLDDDLYHTTRFKYSNVLNSYDNHEDLDFDLVKIQLPEEYSLTKKQKIFIKLKYWLTFWIHALLILILLSVFFTVFIKKEESNQAAHTTPASAPR, from the coding sequence ATGAACCCTTTTCAAACGGACTTCGAAGAGCAGTCACTCCAAACGCTCTACCGAAAAATGAAGAAAACTGCGATGGCACGTTTCAACAGTGCCGAACGCTTGAGGAGACATCAGACTTTTACCCTCTGGACTCTTTCTCTCTTTTCCGCTGGTTTGATCGTTTTGTCAGCGATCCCATCTTTTGGTATCCAAGTTGAAGCCAACGAAGAGACCTACACTTTTCTTCAGTTTATTCTCTCCCTTTTCGTCCTAGTCATCTCTCTGCTTTTAGCTTCGAGCAACTACGCACACAAAGCTGAAAAGACCCATCGATGCGCCTTGGAAATAAATGATCTCTGTCATGAGATATTACCCAAATGCAAAGAGAATCTCGATGACGATCTTTATCACACTACTCGATTCAAGTACTCGAATGTCCTGAATTCATACGACAATCACGAAGACTTAGATTTCGATTTAGTTAAGATTCAGCTTCCAGAAGAGTATTCACTTACGAAAAAACAGAAAATATTCATAAAACTGAAGTATTGGCTTACTTTCTGGATCCATGCCCTTCTCATACTTATTCTCCTTTCTGTGTTCTTCACAGTTTTCATAAAGAAAGAAGAGTCCAACCAGGCAGCCCATACAACTCCGGCCAGCGCTCCGCGCTGA